From the Oceanobacillus kimchii X50 genome, the window TCACTCCTACAGGAAGAATCATCGGCATACTATTAATATTAACAGGTGGTGGGCTTATAGCTTTTTATATTTCTTCATTATCCACTACTACATTAAAAAGAGAGCAAGATCTCGAGAATGGTCGCTTAGCATTTCATGGACATGATCACTTCATATTTGTTGGTTGGAATGAACGCACGAGACAACTTATGAAACTCGTCTTAGAGTATTATCCAGGCAGAAGAATCGTCGTAATAGATAAAACCGTAAACAAATTAACGTATAAAGAATATCCAGTACACTTTATCCAAGGTGACGCTACCGAAGACGACACGATCAAAAAAGCAAACATTGCGAATGCTAACTGTGTACTTATCACTGCAGATATCACTAAAGACGAAAAACAAGCAGATACCTATTCTATTATGACTACTATAGCCATGAGAGGGAATCATATGACTCTTCCTATTGTGACAGAAATTTTATCAAAAAAACAAATCGAGAATGCCATACGTGCAGGTGCTACAACGATTATTCGCTCTAATGACTTTATGAGCAGTCTTTTCTTTCATGAATTAGACCATCTCATGCAGGCTACACCTTTTGAAGATATTGATCAGCTTTTAGTACAGCAGCAATTCTCTCATCAAAAATTACCGCTTGATTTAGAGGAAGAGACATTCAGTAAAGTAGTTAATAATTTCTTACACCAAGGTTATCTAGTACTAGGTCTCATAAGAGATGATGCTTATACCATCCATCCAAAACCAGATTTTATTATGGAAGAGAACGATATTCTTATTACGATTACAAATTGGTGATTTCGTCGCCTTTGCCGATTTTTTTAAAGTATGTTATAGTATTTTATTGTGTTCAAAGAATCGAATATATAAGATATAGGAGTTGTTCAGCATGACTAACAAATTAGAAGCTGGTCAGATTATAGAAGGTAAAGTAACAGGAATTCAACCTTATGGAGCATTTGTTTCTGTAGATGAAGAAACACAAGGTTTAGTTCACATCTCTGAAATTACACATGGATATGTAAAAGACATTAACGAACATTTATCTGTAGGAGATGAAGTTAAAGTAAAAGTTATTAACGTAGATGATGAGAGAAATAAAGTATCTCTTTCTATTCGTGCTACAGAAGAAGCGCCAAAAGCTAATACAGAAAAACCTAAAAAGCAAGCTGTTTCCACACAATCAAATGATTCAGCTGGTTTTAATACGTTAAAAGACAAGCTACAAGAATGGATTAATCAATCCGATAACAAATAATGATTTTTAAAGACTCTACACCAATTATGATGTAGAGTCTTTTTATTTGTAAAGGGCTTGTTCTTGATTTCACAAACGGTATCGCTTAAAGTTAAATTATAGAAATAATTGCTTTAACAGAGGAGGAACTACCATGACACATGTATCCTTTAACTATGAAAAGGCATTGTCATTTTTCGAGAAACAAGAAATTACAAATTTAGAACCATT encodes:
- a CDS encoding potassium channel family protein: MNIRYIKRIYFRIPIILKLLMIVLITMSFFGIIIHFIEPLQFPTAFDGIWWAFVTAATVGYGDYVPLTPTGRIIGILLILTGGGLIAFYISSLSTTTLKREQDLENGRLAFHGHDHFIFVGWNERTRQLMKLVLEYYPGRRIVVIDKTVNKLTYKEYPVHFIQGDATEDDTIKKANIANANCVLITADITKDEKQADTYSIMTTIAMRGNHMTLPIVTEILSKKQIENAIRAGATTIIRSNDFMSSLFFHELDHLMQATPFEDIDQLLVQQQFSHQKLPLDLEEETFSKVVNNFLHQGYLVLGLIRDDAYTIHPKPDFIMEENDILITITNW
- the yugI gene encoding S1 domain-containing post-transcriptional regulator GSP13, with product MTNKLEAGQIIEGKVTGIQPYGAFVSVDEETQGLVHISEITHGYVKDINEHLSVGDEVKVKVINVDDERNKVSLSIRATEEAPKANTEKPKKQAVSTQSNDSAGFNTLKDKLQEWINQSDNK